TCCTCATTTCATGTTGCAATTGTCAATAGTATAACATTTTGTAGTAAGAGACAAAAGACATCCTGCCATCAAGGATGTCTCGTTGAACACAAAAGGTTTCGTGAATATAAAAGCATTGAAAAAGACGTCACTCCTACTGGAATACCGTTAGTCCTAGACCCATAGGTACGAGAGGAGGCAAAGTCAATACCCGCAGAGAGAGAGCTTTTCTTAATTATTGTACCTAAAGCTCAAGCAATGGAGGAGGCTACTTGGAAAGCGAGTGTCTTTTTCCAGCCTCGATTTTTCTTACTTATTTAAAAAAAGACTGTAGGAAAACTCAATTTTAGAGTTTTCCTACAGTCTGAGAAATCCTTCATATAAGGATGACTTATCATTATTCTAAAAAGTCTTTTAAACGTTTACTTCTAGATGGATGGCGAAGTTTTCGAAGTGCCTTCGCTTCGATTTGACGAATACGTTCACGGGTTACGCCGAACACTTTCCCCACTTCTTCTAATGTTCTTGTACGCCCATCATCTAAACCAAAACGTAAACGAAGTACATTTTCTTCACGGTCTGTTAAGGTATCCAAAACGTCTTCTAATTGCTCTTTTAAAAGTTCATACGCAGCATGGTCGGATGGAGATTGTGCATCTGCATCTTCGATAAAATCACCTAAATGCGAATCATCCTCTTCTCCGATTGGTGTTTCCAAAGAAACTGGCTCTTGTGCAATTTTTAAAATTTCACGAACCTTTTCTTGCGGCAAGTCCATCTCTTCTCCTATTTCCTCAGGAGATGGTTCTCGGCCTAAATCTTGAAGCAATTGACGTTGAACTCTTATTAACTTATTGATTGTTTCAACCATATGCACTGGAATACGAATTGTTCTCGCTTGATCCGCAATAGCACGCGTAATTGCTTGTCTAATCCACCAAGTAGCGTACGTACTGAATTTAAACCCTTTACGATGGTCAAACTTTTCAACAGCTTTAATAAGCCCCATATTTCCTTCTTGAATTAAATCTAAAAACAACATACCTCGTCCTACATAACGCTTCGCAATACTCACTACTAATCGAAGGTTTGCTTCCGCTAGACGTTTTCTAGCTTCTTCATCTCCTTTTTCAATACGTTCAGCTAGTGCGATTTCTTCAGATGCTTTTAATAAGTCAACCCGACCAATTTCTTTTAAGTACATACGAACTGGATCATTTATTTTAACACCTGGTGGTACACTTAAATCGTTTAAATCAAAAGTTTCTTCTTTCCCTTTCATTAAACGATCTAAATCCTCTTCATCCCCATCTTTTCGGCTCAGTTCAATTTCTTTGCCTTCCAAATGATCAATGAACTCTTCTATCTGATCAGACTCCAACTCAAAATGAGCAAGTTTTTCGGCTATATCATGGTAAGTTAACTCACCATTTTTTTTCCCTAGTTCAATCAATTGTTTTTTTGCTTCTTCTAATGATACTTCGATTTCAGTTTCTTTTGTACGTTCGGACTTGTCCGCCATAAGAATTCCTCCTTTTGATACCGGATTATTTCTCAAAAGTTGCTAAAGATTTTTTTAACTGTATTGCCTCTTGAGCAAGCTGTAGAGCCTTTACCATATCAGTCATTTTCTCCGCTTCTTTTGCTTCGTGTAATTTTTGTTCAATTTGCCGTTCTACCCGGTATTTTCTAATATGGCGCAAACAGTCCATGACTTCCTCTGTTTCATGATCTGGATCACGTTCTGAGAGCGCTGCTTCCATAACTATTTTCTTCAGTTCTGTATCATTGATTACTTCTAAGAAGCGTTGGAAATCTCCTTCTGGATATTCTTCATAAAAACCCATTAGTCTTACATAAGCAGCTTCATAAGCATCTCTTATAAAAAATTGTTCACCAGAAATATTTCTAGCTATATCAATTACTTGAGGATTGTGGAGCATATGGGAAAGTAAAATCCTTTCTGCTCTTTCATCCGCTGTTAAAGTTCGCTTCTTTTTTTTCAATTCCGGATTTATTTGAAGAGGAGCTACAGATTGGTTTTTCGATTGCTTTGCTTTTTTCCCTTGAAGTTTCCTTAAATGCTGATAGATTGCTTCCTCTGAAACATTCGTTTCCTGCGAAATTTGTCGAATATATAAATCGCGCTCTACGGAAGAGTTTCTTTCACTCAGTATTTCCAATATTTCTTGAATATACTGCAAAGTATCATTTTCATTATTAAAGTTCTTGTCTCTTTTTAAAACAATCATCATAAAAGATAAATAGGAATGCGGTTTTTCAATAATTTTCGTTCGAAATGCCTCTTCACCAAAATTCTTTATATAATCATCCGGATCCATAGCATCTGGAATAATAGCTATCTCCGTTTGAATATTTTGAGCTTGGAGAGACGTCGAGGCTCTTTTAGACGCTTCCATACCAGCCTTATCCCCGTCATAACAAAGCGTAACATTGGATGTTAATCTGTTTAGTTTTGTTATATGTTGAGACGTCAATGCTGTACCCATTGTTGCAACACCATTAATTATACCCGCTTTTGCAGCCGCTATAACATCCAAAAAGCCTTCAAAAACGACTACATTGCGTTGCTTTCTAATATCAGGTCGAGCTTTATCTAAGTTATAAAGTACTTGGCTTTTTTGAAAAATTGGCGACTCTGGACTATTTAAATATTTTGCCTCATTTTCGGATTTATTAAGAATTCTCCCTGAAAAGGCAATAACATGACCGCTTTCATCGAAAACAGGAAACATTATTCTCCCTCTAAAACGATCAAAATACTTCAATTCATTTTCTTTTCG
The nucleotide sequence above comes from Psychrobacillus glaciei. Encoded proteins:
- the rpoD gene encoding RNA polymerase sigma factor RpoD, with the translated sequence MADKSERTKETEIEVSLEEAKKQLIELGKKNGELTYHDIAEKLAHFELESDQIEEFIDHLEGKEIELSRKDGDEEDLDRLMKGKEETFDLNDLSVPPGVKINDPVRMYLKEIGRVDLLKASEEIALAERIEKGDEEARKRLAEANLRLVVSIAKRYVGRGMLFLDLIQEGNMGLIKAVEKFDHRKGFKFSTYATWWIRQAITRAIADQARTIRIPVHMVETINKLIRVQRQLLQDLGREPSPEEIGEEMDLPQEKVREILKIAQEPVSLETPIGEEDDSHLGDFIEDADAQSPSDHAAYELLKEQLEDVLDTLTDREENVLRLRFGLDDGRTRTLEEVGKVFGVTRERIRQIEAKALRKLRHPSRSKRLKDFLE
- the dnaG gene encoding DNA primase, whose product is MTNRIEEELIEQVRNNNDIVDLVSEYVQLTKRGRNYFGLCPFHGEQTPSFSVTQEKQIFHCFGCGAGGNVITFLMDIENLSFHDAVSKLGSRIGLTIEESSSNSSEVKTPISKEVVIMKKAHEFASEYFHHLLLHTEEGENALNYLEERGFSKEIIEKYKIGWSLQKWDALTTLLERKGMDLKEIEKTGLIIRKENELKYFDRFRGRIMFPVFDESGHVIAFSGRILNKSENEAKYLNSPESPIFQKSQVLYNLDKARPDIRKQRNVVVFEGFLDVIAAAKAGIINGVATMGTALTSQHITKLNRLTSNVTLCYDGDKAGMEASKRASTSLQAQNIQTEIAIIPDAMDPDDYIKNFGEEAFRTKIIEKPHSYLSFMMIVLKRDKNFNNENDTLQYIQEILEILSERNSSVERDLYIRQISQETNVSEEAIYQHLRKLQGKKAKQSKNQSVAPLQINPELKKKKRTLTADERAERILLSHMLHNPQVIDIARNISGEQFFIRDAYEAAYVRLMGFYEEYPEGDFQRFLEVINDTELKKIVMEAALSERDPDHETEEVMDCLRHIRKYRVERQIEQKLHEAKEAEKMTDMVKALQLAQEAIQLKKSLATFEK